A genomic segment from Nitrospirota bacterium encodes:
- a CDS encoding TatD family hydrolase, protein MLIDTHCHLTMPDYEADRPTVIQRAIDAGISHLITIGTDIEDSRQAIAVAEQHDNIYAAVGIHPHDVKEITNTDKISDTIKELASNKKVVALGETGLDYHYMHSEAKIQQDHFRLEINLAKSLGLPVIVHSREAQDDTLQILKEESVGTTGGVLHCFSGGMEMAEKAMEMGLYISFSGVITFKNARNILDIVKAIPINRILIETDAPFLTPVPYRGKRNEPAYVRQVAEKIAEVKGISLEELGRAVMSNASRLFKITI, encoded by the coding sequence ATGCTAATAGACACCCACTGCCACCTGACCATGCCTGACTACGAGGCTGACAGGCCAACCGTAATACAACGTGCAATTGATGCCGGTATCTCTCATCTGATAACGATCGGCACTGACATAGAAGACAGCAGGCAGGCAATCGCCGTCGCAGAACAACACGACAACATCTACGCCGCCGTTGGTATTCACCCTCATGACGTAAAAGAGATCACAAATACTGACAAAATATCTGATACTATTAAAGAGCTTGCATCAAACAAAAAGGTAGTAGCCCTTGGAGAGACAGGTCTTGATTACCACTACATGCATTCCGAGGCCAAAATCCAGCAGGACCACTTCAGGCTTGAGATAAACCTGGCGAAATCCCTTGGACTCCCTGTTATCGTCCACAGCCGGGAGGCACAGGACGACACTCTTCAAATCCTGAAGGAAGAAAGTGTCGGGACAACCGGCGGAGTATTGCATTGCTTCTCAGGCGGCATGGAGATGGCAGAAAAGGCGATGGAGATGGGACTCTACATTTCTTTCTCCGGAGTAATCACATTTAAAAATGCCCGTAATATACTCGACATCGTGAAGGCAATTCCAATCAACAGGATACTGATTGAGACAGATGCACCCTTTCTGACCCCGGTCCCCTACAGAGGGAAGAGGAACGAACCAGCGTATGTCAGACAGGTGGCAGAAAAGATTGCAGAGGTAAAAGGTATCTCACTGGAAGAGCTGGGAAGGGCTGTAATGAGCAACGCATCAAGATTGTTCAAGATTACAATTTAA